The genomic segment CCCACGCCCGGTCCCGAATCGAGATCCTGCTCGTGGAGGACAACGAGCCCGACGTGCTGCTGACCCAAGAGGCCTTCGAGGGCGCGCGGGTGCCCAACCGGGTCCACGTGGTGCGCGACGGGGTGGAGGCCCTGCACTTTCTGCGCCGGGAGGGCGAGTACGCCTCCTCCCCGCGCCCCGACGTGATCTTGCTCGACATCAACATGCCGCGCAAGAACGGGCTGGAGGTCCTCGGCGAGATCAAGGGCGACCCTGTGCTCAGCAGCATCCCGGTCGTGATGCTCACCACCAGCCAGGCGGAGGAGGACGTGCGCGGTTCCTACGCCCGGCACGCGAGCGGCTACGTGGTCAAGCCCGTCGGCTTCGAGAATTTCCTGAACGCGATCCGCGCCTTCGAGGACTTCTGGATGACCTTCGTGCGCTTTCCGCCCCGCGCGTAGACGGCCCAGGACCCAGGGGTCCCACAGCAAGTCCCCCGACCGTGCGAGGCCGGGGGACTTGCTGTGGGGGTAGGCTCAGCGGCGGTCGGTCGTGCCGGTGTAGCCCGTGCCGGTCGTGCCCGTCGTGGTGGTTGTGGTCACGACGCGCTCGGGGCGGCGGTTGCGGCCCGCCAGGCCGAAGAGGCCCGCGAGGCCGAGCAGGCCCCAGGGAAACTCGCGGGTGTCGGCGGTGCCGTTGTTGTTGGT from the Deinococcus planocerae genome contains:
- a CDS encoding response regulator encodes the protein MTSPHAAEAPSHARSRIEILLVEDNEPDVLLTQEAFEGARVPNRVHVVRDGVEALHFLRREGEYASSPRPDVILLDINMPRKNGLEVLGEIKGDPVLSSIPVVMLTTSQAEEDVRGSYARHASGYVVKPVGFENFLNAIRAFEDFWMTFVRFPPRA